In Pseudomonas saponiphila, the genomic stretch GTGATCCCGGCCAGCGAGATATTCGGCTTCACGGTCCAGAACTCGGTGCCCTCCAGCAGCAGGGCCTCGACCCGCGGGTCCATCGCCAGCTCGGCGGTGGCACCACTGAAGTCCTGGTTCATGTCGACGGTCTTGACCAGGCCGACCTGTACGCCGTTGTATATCACCGGCGTCTGCCCGGGCTGGATGTCACTGAGGTCCTTCATCTTCAGCTTCACCCGCAAACCAACCTGGGCCGCGTCGTAGTCCTCATACAGACGGAACGGCTTGGTCGGGTCGGTGGGCGGGCTGTCGCGATAGTTATCTGGAGTGGCGAAGGCAATACCGCCTGCGGCCAGGGTCAGCAGCGATTCGCTGCGCACCTTGAAGCCCGACAGGCCGCCGGAAATCGAAATGCCGCTGGCGTTCCAAAAACGCGTTTTCTTGCGTACCAGGTCGGCATAGGCCGGCTCGATGTGCACCTTGATTTCGATGGTGCGCTGGTCCTCACCAAGCTGAAAGCTCTTCACCTGGCCCACCAGGATCTGCTTGTAGAACACCGGGCTGCCCTGCTCCAGGGAACCCAGCCGGTCGGCCTTGAGGGTGATGTGCAGGCCAGGAACCTTCTCTGACATCGATGGAGGCTCCTTCAGGGCGGTATACGCCCTCACCCCTTGGTCACCCTTTTCGCTCTTTGCCGGGTCCACCGCGATGTAAACCCCGGAGACCAGGGTTTCCAGCCCGGTCACCCCCGCCAGAGACACCCGCGGTTTGACCAGCCAGAAATGGGTATCTTCATTCAGGTACTTCTGGGTGTCCTTGCTCAACTCGATGGAGGCGACCACTCCCTTGATGTCCTCGCTGACGCTCAAGTCCACCACCTTGCCGACCGAAATGCCCTTGTACAGCACCTCGGTCTTCTTAGCCTGGATGCCGTCGCCGCTCTCGAAGCGGACCTGGATGACCGGGCCGGCCTCGTCATAGGCGCGCCAGGCCAGCCAGGCGCCAATGACCAGGGCTAGCAATGGCAGGATCCAGATCGCCGACCAGTTGCTGGTCTGGTGTTTTTTCGGAGCAGGCAAGTCACTCATTTTCATTGTCCAAGTTAGTGTTGTCCCATATCAGCCGGGGGTCGAAAGTCACTGCTGCCAGCATGGTCAGCACCACTACGCTGGCAAAGGCGGCAGCGCCAAGGTTGGCCTCGATGCGCGCTAGGCTGCCAAAGTTCACCAGCGCCACCAGGATGGCGATGACGAAGATGTCGAGCATCGACCAGCGCCCTACCCACTCGATGAAGCGATACATGATGATCCGCTGGCGAGCGGACATCGGCTGGTGGCGCTGCACCGAATAAAGCAGCAGCGCGATACCCACCAGCTTGAAGGTCGGCACAACGATGCTCGCCACAAAGACCACCAGGGCGATGGGGGTCATCCCCAACTGCAGCAGGCTAACCACGCCGCTCATGATGGTGGCCGGCGCGCCCTTGCCGAAGACGCTGACGGTCATGATCGGCAACAGGTTGGCGGGGATGTACAAAATCATCGCCGTGATCAGCAAGGCCCAAGTGCGCCTGATGCTGTTCGGGCGGCGCGCATGCAATACCGCACTGCAGCGACTGCAGCGCGGTGATTGCTCCTGGCTGGCCGGGTTGAGTTGATGACATTCACCGCAGACCCAAATACCTGCATCAATTGCCCGCATCGTTACCATCCTCAAGTGATGCTCGCTGAATTGACCTCGGCAGCATCAACCGCTTGTTCAGAGCCGGTCCTGGCGTTGTGCCAATTGCGGGTCCTGGTTGTTCTTCCAGCCACCGCCCAGGGAGCGGAACAGGTCCACCAGGGCGATCTGCCGTTGAGTGCTGACTTCGATGAACGCCGTCTCGTTGGCGAAGTTGTTGCGCTGGGCGTCCAGGTAACGCAGATGGCTGTCGATGCCGCCTTCATAACGAGCCTTGGCCAACTTCAGCGATTCGTTGCTGGTGTTGGCCAGGGCCCGGCGTGCCTGCTCCTCGCGGCGCAGGGTATCGGTGGCCGCCAAGGCATCGGCCACTTCACGGAACGCGTTCTGGATCGTGCCCTCGTAGGCCGCCACCGCCGAATCCTTGCGCGCCTCGGCCAGGCTCAGCCCGGCGCGGTTGCGTCCGCCATCGAAGATCGGCAGCGACAGGGTCGGGATGAAGCTCCAGGAGCGCGAGCCGCCATCGAACAGGCCAGACATTTGTGCGCTGGACGTGCCGAAGCTGCCGGTCAAGGTGATCCGCGGGAAGAACGCTGCCCGCGCAGCGCCGATATCGGCATTGCGCGCTTGCAGGCGGTGTTCGGCGGCCAGGATGTCCGGACGGCGCTCGATCAGCGACGACGGCGAGCCCGCGGCGATGTCTTGCACCAGTAGCGGCTGCTCCGACAGCTTCTCGGGAATCGCCTTGGCCGCATCGGCGGTGCCCAGCAACAGCACCAGGGCATTGAACGCCTGTTGCTTCTGGCGCAGGGCGGCCTCCTCGTCGGCCCGGGACTGTTCCACCAGGCCCAGGGCTTCCTGGTAGTCCAGTGCGGTGGCGTTACCCACCGCACGGTGCTGGCTGATCAGGGCGAAGGAGTATTCGCGGCTGACCAGGGTCTGCTGGGTCAGGGCCAGGCGGCGCTGGGCGCCGTCATGGGTCAGGTAGGCCTGGGTGACCTCGGCGATCAGCGCGATGCGTGCCGAGCGCCCCGCCTCCTCGGTGGCCAGGTATTGCTGCAAGGCCGCATCGCTGAGGCTCTTGACCCGGCCGAACAGGTCGACTTCGTATTCTGGCAACGACAGGCCGACCTGGTAGGTGCTGGCCACGCCGGCCCGGCCACTGCTGGAGAGGTCCGACGGCAGGTGCTGGCGGTTACCCGAGGCCCCGGCGTTCAACCCAGGGATCCGGTCCGCCCGCTGGATGCGGTACTGTGCCCGGGCCTGCTCGATGTCCAGCAGGGTCTGGCGCAGCGAACGGTTGTTGTCCAGGGCGGTACCGACCAGCTTGCGCAACTGCGGATCGACAATGAAGCTCTGCCAATCCAGCTCGCTGGCCTGCCGCCCCTGCT encodes the following:
- a CDS encoding paraquat-inducible protein A, with translation MRAIDAGIWVCGECHQLNPASQEQSPRCSRCSAVLHARRPNSIRRTWALLITAMILYIPANLLPIMTVSVFGKGAPATIMSGVVSLLQLGMTPIALVVFVASIVVPTFKLVGIALLLYSVQRHQPMSARQRIIMYRFIEWVGRWSMLDIFVIAILVALVNFGSLARIEANLGAAAFASVVVLTMLAAVTFDPRLIWDNTNLDNENE
- a CDS encoding efflux transporter outer membrane subunit, with protein sequence MRTFTTSALLITLALGGCSMAPTYERPAAPVADSWSGASAQQGRQASELDWQSFIVDPQLRKLVGTALDNNRSLRQTLLDIEQARAQYRIQRADRIPGLNAGASGNRQHLPSDLSSSGRAGVASTYQVGLSLPEYEVDLFGRVKSLSDAALQQYLATEEAGRSARIALIAEVTQAYLTHDGAQRRLALTQQTLVSREYSFALISQHRAVGNATALDYQEALGLVEQSRADEEAALRQKQQAFNALVLLLGTADAAKAIPEKLSEQPLLVQDIAAGSPSSLIERRPDILAAEHRLQARNADIGAARAAFFPRITLTGSFGTSSAQMSGLFDGGSRSWSFIPTLSLPIFDGGRNRAGLSLAEARKDSAVAAYEGTIQNAFREVADALAATDTLRREEQARRALANTSNESLKLAKARYEGGIDSHLRYLDAQRNNFANETAFIEVSTQRQIALVDLFRSLGGGWKNNQDPQLAQRQDRL